A part of Curtobacterium sp. MCLR17_036 genomic DNA contains:
- a CDS encoding DHA2 family efflux MFS transporter permease subunit gives MTTATPPRTTEKKPWPALWALVVGFFMILVDSTIVSVATPTIAQALDADINAVIWVTSAYLLAYAVPLLITGRLGDRFGPKVMYQIGLVVFTLASLWCGLAGSIEVLIVARVVQGLGAAMMSPQTMSVITRIFPPQKRGAAMGLWGAVAGVASLVGPIVGGLLVDGFGWEWIFFVNVPVGVVAFVLAQRFVPSFDRHGHRFDYLGIFLSAAGLFLLVFGIQEGETYDWGTITGVISVWMLIIVGLVVLAAFVVWQGVQKGEPLLPLGLFKDRNFTLANVAITAVGVAIASFALPIMLWAQDVLRFSPTQAALLLVPQAVLSAALAPLVGKNLNRWNPRWVAAFGLACFSGGLFWFGGLLSTGADWGWVLLPSALLGLANACMWGPLSVSATRNLPPKLAGAGSGVYNTTRQIGAVLGSAGIAALMEARITANFPSSSGGVSAGGAEQQVGALPGPLLEPFSRAMGESLFLPAIVLVAAIVAALFLAKPKQTVQWEKTGDVTTQPGAEGQSSDHGTKPADQGTAASEHGAHAAAAAPATPEDELAAIDHHGKHADA, from the coding sequence ATGACCACCGCAACGCCCCCGCGGACGACCGAGAAGAAGCCCTGGCCCGCGCTCTGGGCCCTCGTCGTCGGCTTCTTCATGATCCTCGTCGACTCCACGATCGTCTCGGTCGCGACGCCCACCATCGCGCAGGCGCTCGACGCCGACATCAACGCGGTGATCTGGGTCACGAGCGCCTACCTGCTCGCGTACGCCGTGCCGCTGCTCATCACGGGCCGGCTCGGTGACCGCTTCGGCCCGAAGGTCATGTACCAGATCGGCCTCGTCGTCTTCACGCTCGCCAGCCTGTGGTGCGGTCTCGCCGGCTCGATCGAGGTGCTCATCGTGGCCCGCGTCGTGCAGGGCCTCGGTGCCGCGATGATGAGCCCGCAGACGATGTCCGTCATCACGCGCATCTTCCCGCCGCAGAAGCGCGGCGCGGCCATGGGTCTCTGGGGTGCCGTCGCCGGTGTCGCCTCGCTCGTCGGCCCGATCGTCGGCGGCCTGCTCGTCGACGGCTTCGGCTGGGAGTGGATCTTCTTCGTGAACGTCCCCGTCGGCGTCGTCGCGTTCGTCCTCGCGCAGCGCTTCGTGCCCTCGTTCGACCGGCACGGCCACCGCTTCGACTACCTCGGCATCTTCCTGTCGGCAGCCGGGCTGTTCCTGCTCGTCTTCGGCATCCAGGAGGGCGAGACCTACGACTGGGGCACCATCACCGGCGTCATCTCGGTCTGGATGCTCATCATCGTCGGCCTCGTCGTGCTGGCCGCCTTCGTGGTCTGGCAGGGCGTGCAGAAGGGCGAGCCGCTCCTGCCGCTCGGCCTGTTCAAGGACCGCAACTTCACGCTCGCCAACGTCGCCATCACGGCCGTCGGTGTCGCCATCGCCTCGTTCGCGCTGCCGATCATGCTCTGGGCGCAGGACGTCCTGCGCTTCTCGCCGACCCAGGCGGCGCTGCTCCTCGTGCCGCAGGCCGTGCTGTCCGCGGCGCTCGCCCCGCTCGTGGGCAAGAACCTGAACCGCTGGAACCCGCGCTGGGTCGCCGCCTTCGGGCTCGCGTGCTTCTCGGGTGGGCTGTTCTGGTTCGGCGGCCTGCTGTCGACCGGTGCGGACTGGGGCTGGGTGCTCCTGCCGAGCGCGCTCCTCGGGCTCGCGAACGCCTGCATGTGGGGCCCGCTGTCCGTCTCGGCGACGCGCAACCTGCCGCCGAAGCTCGCCGGTGCCGGCTCGGGTGTCTACAACACCACGCGCCAGATCGGTGCGGTCCTCGGTTCGGCCGGCATCGCGGCCCTGATGGAGGCCCGGATCACGGCGAACTTCCCGTCCTCGAGCGGGGGCGTGTCCGCCGGCGGCGCGGAGCAGCAGGTCGGTGCACTGCCCGGCCCCCTGCTCGAGCCGTTCTCGCGCGCGATGGGCGAGTCGCTCTTCCTGCCGGCGATCGTGCTCGTCGCGGCGATCGTGGCGGCGTTGTTCCTGGCGAAGCCGAAGCAGACCGTGCAGTGGGAGAAGACCGGCGACGTGACCACGCAGCCCGGCGCCGAGGGACAGTCGTCCGACCACGGCACGAAGCCTGCCGACCAGGGCACGGCAGCGTCCGAGCACGGTGCGCACGCCGCGGCCGCCGCCCCGGCGACTCCCGAGGACGAGCTCGCGGCGATCGACCACCACGGCAAGCACGCCGACGCCTGA
- a CDS encoding cytochrome c oxidase assembly protein, with translation MVAAVAYGWWVVGAARRGTRWPWWRTLAFALALGLFAVLQFGIVGVYDRQLRWAFVLRAALLFFAVPAFAALGAPVPLLRTGGPARLARAADAAMGSRPVRLLGNAIVAPVVALVLFGVLLTPLSAVVRDSEGWAVALTAGLPVLGFALLAPLSEPGVLRSSTFVTAEFLLAFVELVLDAVPGIVLRITNHVLDGSVVAVTGRPWSPSPLQDQHLAGDLLWFIAEVADVPVLIALFVRWQRTDRREARDVDALTDEQVEAMTRAHLERRG, from the coding sequence GTGGTCGCCGCCGTGGCCTACGGGTGGTGGGTGGTCGGTGCCGCCCGGCGCGGGACCCGGTGGCCGTGGTGGCGCACGCTGGCCTTCGCCCTGGCGCTCGGCCTGTTCGCCGTCCTGCAGTTCGGCATCGTCGGCGTGTACGACCGGCAGCTCCGGTGGGCGTTCGTCCTGCGCGCGGCCCTGCTCTTCTTCGCGGTCCCCGCGTTCGCCGCGCTGGGCGCGCCCGTCCCGTTGCTCCGGACAGGAGGCCCGGCTCGCCTCGCACGCGCCGCCGACGCCGCGATGGGCTCGCGTCCGGTGCGACTGCTCGGGAACGCGATCGTCGCGCCGGTGGTCGCCCTCGTGCTGTTCGGCGTCCTGCTCACCCCGCTGTCGGCGGTGGTCCGCGACTCCGAGGGCTGGGCCGTCGCGCTCACCGCAGGACTGCCGGTGCTGGGGTTCGCACTGCTGGCACCCCTGTCCGAGCCGGGGGTGCTCCGCTCGTCGACGTTCGTCACCGCCGAGTTCCTGCTCGCCTTCGTGGAACTCGTCCTCGACGCGGTCCCCGGGATCGTGCTCCGGATCACCAACCACGTCCTCGACGGGTCGGTGGTCGCGGTGACCGGCAGGCCGTGGTCGCCGTCACCGCTGCAGGACCAGCACCTGGCCGGCGACCTGCTGTGGTTCATCGCCGAGGTCGCGGACGTCCCCGTGCTCATCGCCCTGTTCGTGCGGTGGCAGCGGACCGACCGCCGCGAGGCCCGGGACGTCGACGCCCTGACGGACGAGCAGGTGGAGGCGATGACCCGCGCCCACCTGGAGCGCCGGGGCTGA
- a CDS encoding acyltransferase, which produces MSTHQGLPEQAPTAADVRGNIAKRDLVVDLIRTACVVLVVFVHITMVGVAADQGGLRVTSPLQELPWYVAATWIGQVMPLFFVVGGFASAVGWRSTVARSGADGSPARDWVATRLVRLYRPAVPLFVVLALGLGVATAVGTPPELLAEVAFGIGSPLWFLAAYGITQCCVPFMVRLHERAPWRTLGVLLLLAGAVDAVRLATGTAEVGLLNLGPVWLFAQQLGFLWADGWFARRPKALLLAIAVAAYALLVPMTSIGLWAPDMLQDLNPPMLPLAFLAIAQACLVQLVHAPLTRLMRTRAALGTVFVLGRDGMTIYLWHLPLFIALNGVALLLGVPFPDPGSGAWWATRPVALVVLLAVSLGIARALRWFDRPLPRLVPTTDRPAWPVVAVAAVCTIGPAFLVMQAHLSFGVAVVGAVGVPIGVWLLSRTAPSRGVRQI; this is translated from the coding sequence ATGTCCACGCACCAGGGTCTGCCCGAGCAGGCACCCACAGCAGCGGACGTCCGGGGGAACATCGCGAAGCGGGACCTGGTCGTCGACCTCATCCGGACGGCCTGCGTCGTCCTCGTCGTCTTCGTGCACATCACGATGGTCGGCGTCGCCGCCGACCAGGGCGGGCTCCGGGTGACGAGCCCGCTGCAGGAGCTCCCCTGGTACGTCGCCGCCACGTGGATCGGCCAGGTGATGCCGCTGTTCTTCGTGGTCGGCGGCTTCGCGAGCGCCGTGGGGTGGCGCAGCACCGTGGCGCGCAGCGGTGCCGACGGCAGTCCCGCCCGCGACTGGGTCGCCACCCGGCTGGTCCGGCTGTACCGCCCCGCCGTCCCGCTCTTCGTGGTGCTCGCCCTCGGCCTCGGCGTCGCCACCGCCGTCGGCACCCCGCCGGAGCTGCTCGCCGAGGTCGCCTTCGGCATCGGTTCGCCGCTCTGGTTCCTCGCCGCCTACGGCATCACGCAGTGCTGCGTCCCCTTCATGGTGCGCCTGCACGAGCGGGCCCCGTGGCGGACCCTCGGCGTCCTGCTCCTGCTGGCCGGCGCTGTCGACGCCGTGCGCCTCGCCACCGGCACCGCCGAGGTCGGGCTGCTCAACCTCGGTCCGGTCTGGCTGTTCGCGCAGCAGCTCGGGTTCCTGTGGGCCGACGGCTGGTTCGCCCGCCGTCCGAAGGCGCTGCTCCTCGCGATCGCGGTTGCGGCCTACGCGCTGCTCGTGCCGATGACCTCGATCGGGCTGTGGGCGCCGGACATGCTGCAGGACCTGAACCCGCCGATGCTGCCGCTGGCGTTCCTCGCGATCGCGCAGGCGTGCCTGGTCCAGCTCGTGCACGCTCCGCTCACCCGACTCATGCGCACGAGGGCAGCGCTCGGCACCGTCTTCGTGCTCGGCCGGGACGGCATGACGATCTACCTCTGGCACCTGCCGCTCTTCATCGCCCTGAACGGTGTCGCCCTGCTCCTCGGCGTCCCCTTCCCCGACCCCGGGTCCGGCGCGTGGTGGGCGACCCGACCGGTCGCCCTGGTGGTGCTGCTCGCCGTGTCGCTCGGCATCGCCCGTGCGCTCCGCTGGTTCGACCGCCCGCTCCCCCGCCTCGTGCCGACGACCGACCGGCCGGCCTGGCCGGTCGTCGCGGTGGCGGCGGTGTGCACGATCGGCCCGGCCTTCCTGGTGATGCAGGCGCACCTGTCGTTCGGCGTCGCCGTCGTGGGCGCGGTGGGCGTGCCGATCGGGGTGTGGCTGCTCTCCCGCACGGCGCCGTCGCGGGGCGTCCGGCAGATCTGA
- a CDS encoding Fur family transcriptional regulator → MDADADLLRGAGLRVTTPRLAVLRATGAMPHATADDIVTALTAELPTTSHQAVYGVLAALTGVGLVRRIEPAGSPARYERRTGDNHHHVVCTLCGAIEDVDCAVGHAPCLTPSETHGFAVTTAEVTYWGICERCAAAERDDTAAPVDAAGAPAVAAVPGDAADTPRVP, encoded by the coding sequence ATGGACGCCGACGCCGATCTGCTCCGGGGGGCGGGGCTGCGGGTCACCACGCCGCGACTCGCCGTGCTGCGCGCGACCGGGGCGATGCCGCACGCCACCGCCGACGACATCGTGACCGCGCTCACCGCCGAGCTCCCGACCACGAGCCACCAGGCCGTGTACGGCGTGCTGGCCGCCCTGACCGGGGTCGGCCTCGTGCGGCGCATCGAGCCGGCCGGCAGCCCGGCGCGGTACGAACGGCGCACCGGTGACAACCACCACCACGTCGTGTGCACCCTCTGCGGCGCGATCGAGGACGTCGACTGCGCGGTCGGCCACGCCCCCTGCCTGACGCCCTCCGAGACCCACGGCTTCGCCGTGACGACCGCCGAGGTCACCTACTGGGGCATCTGCGAGCGGTGCGCCGCCGCCGAGCGCGACGACACCGCCGCGCCCGTCGACGCGGCCGGCGCCCCCGCCGTGGCCGCGGTCCCCGGCGACGCTGCCGACACCCCGCGCGTCCCCTGA
- a CDS encoding catalase codes for MSDQNTTGTPSGTPTTTTNSGAPVSSDQHSMGVGADGPLALHDHYLVEKLAQFNRERVPERVVHAKGGGAFGTFTVTQDISRYTRAAFLQPGQQTEMLARFSSVAGEQGSPDTWRDPRGFALKFYTSEGNYDLVGNNTPVFFIRDGIKFPDFIRSQKRLPGSHLRDHDMQWDFWTLSPESAHQVTWLMGDRGLPASWREMDGFGSHTYQWINAEGERFWVKYHFLTEQGHKTLTQEDADRIAGEDADFHIRDLHAAIERGDHPRWTLKVQIMPYADAESYRFNPFDLTKVWPHADYPLIEVGTMELNRNPENYFAQIEQATFAPSNFVPGIAASPDKMLLARIFSYADAHRYRVGTNHAQLPVNAPKNEVHSYSKDGAMRFDFQKSEVPVYAPNSLGGAHADPDATDETPGWESDGALQRSAATLHPEDDDFGQAGTMVREVLDDAARERLVGNIAGHVSKVTRDDLRERVFAYWTNVDADLGARVRAAVVPSAPGSNEDPETVAVEA; via the coding sequence GTGTCCGACCAGAACACGACCGGCACCCCGTCCGGCACCCCCACCACGACGACGAACAGCGGCGCGCCCGTCTCGAGCGACCAGCACTCCATGGGTGTCGGCGCCGACGGCCCCCTCGCCCTGCACGACCACTACCTGGTCGAGAAGCTCGCCCAGTTCAACCGCGAGCGCGTGCCGGAGCGCGTCGTCCACGCCAAGGGCGGTGGCGCGTTCGGTACCTTCACCGTCACCCAGGACATCAGCCGCTACACCCGCGCCGCGTTCCTGCAGCCGGGGCAGCAGACCGAGATGCTCGCGCGCTTCTCCAGCGTCGCCGGCGAGCAGGGTTCGCCCGACACCTGGCGCGACCCCCGCGGCTTCGCGCTGAAGTTCTACACGTCCGAGGGCAACTACGACCTCGTCGGCAACAACACCCCCGTTTTCTTCATCCGTGACGGCATCAAGTTCCCCGACTTCATCCGCTCGCAGAAGCGTCTGCCCGGGTCGCACCTGCGCGACCACGACATGCAGTGGGACTTCTGGACCCTGTCGCCCGAGTCGGCGCACCAGGTCACCTGGCTCATGGGCGACCGTGGCCTGCCGGCGAGCTGGCGCGAGATGGACGGCTTCGGCTCGCACACCTACCAGTGGATCAACGCCGAGGGCGAGCGCTTCTGGGTCAAGTACCACTTCCTGACGGAGCAGGGCCACAAGACCCTCACGCAGGAGGACGCCGACCGCATCGCCGGCGAGGACGCGGACTTCCACATCCGCGACCTGCACGCCGCGATCGAGCGTGGCGACCACCCGCGCTGGACGCTCAAGGTGCAGATTATGCCCTACGCGGACGCCGAGTCGTACCGGTTCAACCCGTTCGACCTGACGAAGGTCTGGCCGCACGCCGACTACCCGCTCATCGAGGTCGGCACCATGGAGCTGAACCGCAACCCGGAGAACTACTTCGCGCAGATCGAGCAGGCGACCTTCGCCCCCTCGAACTTCGTGCCCGGCATCGCCGCGAGCCCGGACAAGATGCTGCTCGCGCGCATCTTCAGCTACGCGGACGCGCACCGCTACCGCGTCGGCACCAACCACGCGCAGCTGCCGGTCAACGCCCCGAAGAACGAGGTCCACTCGTACTCGAAGGACGGCGCCATGCGCTTCGACTTCCAGAAGTCCGAGGTGCCGGTCTACGCCCCGAACTCGCTCGGCGGTGCGCACGCCGACCCGGACGCGACCGACGAGACCCCGGGCTGGGAGTCGGACGGCGCGCTGCAGCGTTCCGCCGCGACCCTGCACCCCGAGGACGACGACTTCGGCCAGGCCGGCACGATGGTCCGCGAGGTCCTCGACGACGCCGCCCGTGAGCGTCTGGTCGGCAACATCGCCGGTCACGTCTCGAAGGTGACCCGCGACGACCTGCGTGAGCGCGTGTTCGCCTACTGGACGAACGTGGACGCCGACCTCGGCGCGCGCGTGCGCGCGGCCGTCGTGCCGAGCGCACCGGGTTCGAACGAGGACCCGGAGACGGTGGCGGTCGAGGCGTAA
- a CDS encoding GNAT family N-acetyltransferase, with protein sequence MTDDIRWEVLEESTLTLPDHEAITALLAHAFPDWSHWYVGGRSWAGMQPERRVIARDTDGVVLAHVGIRRMYISVGGRDVLVGDTGLVAVAPRLQGTGKGRELMERAHAVLEGLAVPYGFLGAGENRIPFYANLGWHHFDDVVGDYTAFTAEGAGMPMTDQGGWMVLPVAERLEDWPEGPILLNGQQV encoded by the coding sequence GTGACTGACGACATCCGCTGGGAGGTGCTCGAGGAGAGCACCCTCACACTCCCCGACCACGAGGCCATCACCGCACTGCTGGCGCATGCCTTCCCGGACTGGTCCCACTGGTACGTGGGCGGCCGGAGCTGGGCGGGCATGCAGCCCGAACGACGGGTGATCGCCCGCGACACCGACGGTGTCGTGCTCGCCCACGTCGGCATCCGCCGGATGTACATCTCGGTGGGTGGCCGCGACGTGCTGGTCGGCGACACCGGGTTGGTCGCTGTCGCACCGCGCCTGCAGGGCACGGGCAAGGGCCGCGAGCTGATGGAGCGCGCGCACGCCGTGCTCGAGGGCCTCGCGGTGCCGTACGGCTTCCTCGGTGCCGGAGAGAACCGCATCCCCTTCTACGCGAACCTCGGCTGGCACCACTTCGACGACGTCGTCGGGGACTACACGGCCTTCACGGCCGAGGGCGCCGGCATGCCGATGACCGACCAGGGTGGCTGGATGGTCCTGCCGGTGGCGGAACGGCTGGAGGACTGGCCGGAGGGTCCGATCCTGCTCAACGGCCAGCAGGTCTAG
- a CDS encoding ATP-binding cassette domain-containing protein, whose product MPVTLVGVGHTWSNGMVLFRQVDRTFVDGTVTAVVGPSGSGKSTFLAVLAGMLRPTAGSVDRPAGCRPLWVFQNPHGVARRRALDHVALPFLARGDDRRTADRRAVELLGRFGLDGRVHARFGELSGGEAQRLMLARGVASSPGLMLVDEPTAQLDRATATEVNRAIGALAASGTVVVVATHDDDTRAACDSVLDLGQHR is encoded by the coding sequence GTGCCGGTGACGCTGGTCGGGGTCGGCCACACCTGGTCGAACGGCATGGTCCTGTTCCGCCAGGTCGATCGCACCTTCGTCGATGGCACGGTCACTGCGGTCGTCGGGCCGAGCGGCTCGGGGAAGTCGACGTTCCTGGCGGTCCTCGCGGGGATGCTCCGGCCGACCGCCGGCTCCGTGGACCGTCCGGCAGGGTGCCGACCGCTCTGGGTGTTCCAGAACCCGCACGGGGTCGCTCGGCGTCGAGCGCTGGACCACGTGGCGCTGCCGTTCCTCGCGCGCGGTGACGACCGCCGGACTGCCGATCGGCGGGCGGTCGAACTGCTCGGTCGTTTCGGCCTCGACGGGCGGGTGCACGCCCGGTTCGGCGAGCTGTCCGGGGGCGAGGCGCAACGCCTCATGCTGGCGCGGGGCGTGGCGAGCAGCCCGGGACTGATGCTCGTCGACGAGCCGACGGCCCAGCTCGACCGGGCGACGGCGACGGAGGTGAACCGGGCGATCGGGGCGCTCGCCGCGTCGGGGACCGTGGTCGTCGTCGCGACGCACGACGACGACACCCGAGCTGCGTGCGACTCCGTCCTCGACCTCGGGCAGCACCGGTGA
- a CDS encoding SDR family oxidoreductase produces MTSERPLALVAGVGRRAGIGAALAVRLATVGWDLAISWWSPYDDRVSGGADPDGIDAVVQECGAVGARVTRLPVDLEDPDQAAALVGRAEAEAGAPVTALVMSHCESVDSDFATTTVESFDRHMAVNARAPFLLVQAYAARLRAGADAPIDRRRVIALTSDHTAFNLPYGTSKGALDRLVIATAHELADVHVSANVVNPGPNDTGWMTDEIRQAVVEQTPGGRPSTPRDTAALVGFLCGPDGGWVNGQLLKTDGGFSAR; encoded by the coding sequence ATGACGTCCGAACGACCGCTCGCGTTGGTGGCCGGCGTGGGCCGCAGGGCCGGGATCGGCGCTGCGCTCGCCGTCCGGCTGGCGACCGTCGGCTGGGACCTGGCCATCTCGTGGTGGAGCCCGTACGACGACCGCGTGAGCGGCGGGGCGGATCCGGACGGGATCGACGCCGTGGTGCAGGAGTGCGGGGCCGTGGGTGCACGCGTGACGCGCCTCCCGGTCGACCTGGAGGACCCGGACCAGGCGGCCGCGCTCGTCGGCCGCGCCGAGGCGGAGGCGGGCGCACCCGTCACCGCACTCGTGATGTCGCACTGCGAATCGGTGGACTCGGACTTCGCGACGACCACCGTCGAGTCGTTCGACCGGCACATGGCCGTCAACGCCCGCGCCCCGTTCCTGCTCGTGCAGGCGTACGCGGCGCGGCTGCGGGCTGGTGCCGACGCCCCGATCGACCGGCGACGGGTCATCGCCCTGACGAGTGACCACACGGCGTTCAACCTGCCGTACGGCACGAGCAAGGGGGCGCTCGACCGGCTCGTCATCGCGACCGCGCACGAGCTCGCTGACGTCCACGTGAGCGCGAACGTCGTGAACCCGGGGCCGAACGACACGGGGTGGATGACGGACGAGATCCGGCAGGCCGTGGTCGAGCAGACCCCGGGCGGTCGGCCGTCGACGCCGCGCGACACCGCCGCGCTCGTCGGGTTCCTGTGCGGCCCGGACGGTGGGTGGGTGAACGGGCAACTGCTCAAGACCGACGGCGGGTTCAGCGCCCGGTGA
- the lepB gene encoding signal peptidase I, protein MRDLAVIVVVALLASFLVKAYLVRSFYIPSASMENTLLVGDRVLVNELVPGLVPLRRGDVVVFQDPGGWLGTGQGDDLIKRVIGLPGDTVSCCDTAGRLSVNGHAVDEPYVVHEPGSDRVAADDFTVTVPEGRIWVMGDNRYDSADSRVHGTVPVDDVVGRAFVTTWPVSRWTVLSRYGDEWDAVPGP, encoded by the coding sequence CTGCGCGACCTGGCGGTGATCGTCGTGGTGGCGCTGCTGGCCTCGTTCCTGGTGAAGGCCTACCTGGTCCGGTCGTTCTACATCCCCTCGGCGTCGATGGAGAACACGCTGCTGGTCGGTGACCGCGTGCTCGTCAACGAACTCGTCCCGGGCCTGGTGCCGCTGCGGCGCGGCGACGTCGTCGTCTTCCAGGACCCGGGCGGGTGGCTCGGCACCGGGCAGGGCGACGACCTCATCAAGCGGGTCATCGGGCTGCCCGGCGACACCGTCTCGTGCTGCGACACGGCCGGCCGGCTCTCGGTGAACGGGCACGCCGTCGACGAACCGTACGTGGTGCACGAGCCCGGGTCGGACCGGGTCGCGGCGGACGACTTCACGGTGACCGTCCCCGAGGGGCGGATCTGGGTGATGGGCGACAACCGCTACGACTCCGCCGACTCGCGCGTGCACGGCACCGTGCCGGTCGACGACGTCGTCGGGCGCGCGTTCGTCACCACGTGGCCGGTGTCGCGCTGGACCGTGCTCTCGCGGTACGGCGACGAGTGGGACGCCGTCCCCGGACCCTGA
- a CDS encoding GAF domain-containing SpoIIE family protein phosphatase, whose product MHHTDPATTALGSASPEAVRRAALLAALDVVEGGPEERFERITRIAREAFGVSGSFLNLAGTSTMTIKSQQSDTHFGPTIPLLDTFCGRTLGVDGPVLVPDARDDARYSDMPMVVGDPNVRFYAGVPLRIGDDHVKVGTLCLIDPEPRTLDADEVSLLQELGTWAERELAAGADEDRLRSVLTGFEPDALDVPGYRLAGMSVPHGVVSGDFHDWHRSGDDSVHLTVSDVMGKGMSAGLLAATIRGGLLARGDMAPDVAVAELEAQVAPELSRAESFATMFHGRLTPSTGRLDFTDAGHGLVLQLRDDGAERVLRSSDLPIGLHPVGIERASGSLVLRPGDVLVIVSDGALELWDSTLASLSELGALYRQSPDIPAFLQRVRERAVEHDPGDDLTVVVVARDA is encoded by the coding sequence ATGCACCACACCGATCCAGCGACGACCGCCCTCGGCAGTGCTTCGCCCGAAGCGGTCCGCCGCGCAGCGCTGCTCGCCGCGCTCGACGTCGTCGAGGGCGGCCCCGAGGAACGCTTCGAACGGATCACCCGGATCGCGCGTGAGGCCTTCGGCGTCTCGGGATCCTTCCTCAACCTCGCCGGCACCTCCACGATGACGATCAAGTCGCAGCAGAGCGACACGCACTTCGGTCCGACCATCCCGCTGCTCGACACCTTCTGCGGGCGCACCCTCGGCGTCGACGGTCCGGTGCTCGTGCCGGACGCCCGCGACGACGCCCGGTACTCCGACATGCCGATGGTGGTCGGCGACCCGAACGTCCGCTTCTACGCCGGGGTGCCGCTGCGGATCGGCGACGACCACGTCAAGGTCGGCACACTGTGCCTGATCGACCCGGAGCCGCGGACGCTCGACGCCGACGAGGTCTCCCTGCTGCAGGAGCTCGGCACCTGGGCGGAGCGCGAACTCGCCGCCGGCGCCGACGAGGACCGGCTCCGCTCCGTGCTGACCGGCTTCGAGCCCGACGCGCTCGACGTGCCCGGCTACCGTCTGGCGGGCATGTCCGTGCCGCACGGCGTGGTCTCCGGTGACTTCCACGACTGGCACCGTTCCGGCGACGACTCCGTGCACCTGACAGTGTCGGACGTCATGGGCAAGGGCATGTCGGCCGGGCTGCTCGCCGCCACCATCCGCGGCGGCCTGCTCGCGCGCGGGGACATGGCGCCCGACGTCGCGGTCGCCGAGCTCGAGGCGCAGGTCGCGCCGGAGCTCAGCCGCGCCGAGTCCTTCGCGACGATGTTCCACGGACGCCTGACCCCGTCGACCGGGCGCCTCGACTTCACCGACGCGGGGCACGGGCTCGTGCTGCAGCTCCGCGACGACGGCGCCGAGCGCGTCCTGCGCTCCTCGGACCTGCCGATCGGGCTGCACCCCGTCGGCATCGAGCGGGCGTCGGGTTCGCTCGTGCTCCGGCCGGGCGACGTCCTCGTCATCGTGAGCGACGGCGCGCTCGAGCTGTGGGACTCGACCCTGGCGTCGCTCTCCGAGCTCGGTGCGCTCTACCGGCAGTCGCCGGACATCCCCGCGTTCCTGCAGCGCGTGCGCGAACGAGCCGTCGAGCACGACCCGGGCGACGACCTGACGGTGGTCGTCGTCGCCCGCGACGCCTGA
- a CDS encoding phosphoribosylaminoimidazolesuccinocarboxamide synthase encodes MTAAPRVAGWDHVSSGKVRELYVPTGTPDIASASELLLVASDRVSAYDFALEPPIPGKGELLTRLSRFWFTQLSDVPNHLIGPSEGGTPVPADVESRSMHVMPLEMFPVECVVRGYLVGSGWAEYQETGSVCGVPLPEGLSNGDRLPEPIYTPAYKAPQGEHDENISYEQTVDLVGDEVAATLRELSLHVYTEAAAIALDRGVVIADTKFEFGRDADGRIRIADEVLTSDSSRYWDARADARTDSFDKQIVRDWLSANWDRQGTPPVLPDEIVARTAARYAELIERLGA; translated from the coding sequence GTGACCGCCGCGCCGCGCGTCGCCGGCTGGGACCACGTCTCGTCGGGCAAGGTCCGCGAGCTCTACGTGCCGACCGGCACCCCGGACATCGCGAGCGCCTCGGAGCTGCTGCTCGTCGCGTCCGACCGGGTCAGCGCCTACGACTTCGCGCTCGAACCGCCGATCCCCGGCAAGGGCGAGCTGCTCACCCGGCTGTCCCGCTTCTGGTTCACGCAGCTGAGCGACGTGCCGAACCACCTCATCGGTCCGTCCGAGGGCGGCACCCCGGTGCCCGCCGACGTCGAGTCCCGCTCGATGCACGTGATGCCGCTCGAGATGTTCCCCGTCGAGTGCGTCGTCCGTGGCTACCTGGTCGGCAGCGGCTGGGCCGAGTACCAGGAGACCGGCAGCGTCTGCGGCGTGCCCCTGCCCGAGGGGCTGTCGAACGGCGACCGCCTGCCCGAGCCGATCTACACCCCGGCGTACAAGGCGCCGCAGGGCGAGCACGACGAGAACATCTCCTACGAGCAGACCGTCGACCTGGTCGGCGACGAGGTCGCGGCGACCCTGCGCGAGCTGTCACTGCACGTGTACACCGAGGCGGCGGCGATCGCGCTCGACCGCGGCGTGGTGATCGCCGACACGAAGTTCGAGTTCGGCCGCGACGCCGACGGCCGGATCCGCATCGCGGACGAGGTCCTGACGAGCGACTCGAGCCGCTACTGGGACGCTCGCGCCGACGCCCGCACGGATTCGTTCGACAAGCAGATCGTGCGCGACTGGCTCAGCGCGAACTGGGACCGGCAGGGCACGCCGCCGGTCCTGCCCGACGAGATCGTCGCGCGGACCGCGGCGCGGTACGCCGAGCTGATCGAGCGCCTCGGGGCCTGA